The following coding sequences lie in one Cyanobacterium sp. Dongsha4 genomic window:
- the ligA gene encoding NAD-dependent DNA ligase LigA: MNNIPTEIITRITDLKKQLQKASYAYYVLDNPIMEDSVYDQLYRELLNLENQYPSLITPDSPTQRVGDKLSNQFSSIPHNIPLYSLDNAFNFAELKEWENRWQRQLNNVPEFAYVCELKIDGSAIALTYENGILVKGLTRGDGVTGEDITNNLRTIRSIPLRLQIDNPPEVLEVRGEAFLPLDEFTRINEEREKLGENLFANPRNATAGTLRQLDPNIVSARKLQFFAYNAHILPENNNLNTQDQVLKYLTEIGFLVNPNYQVFNNLQTVKEYLDYWEKNRHNLPYMTDGVVIKINSFSLQNQLGFTQKFPRWAIALKYPAEEVPTVVERIIVNVGRTGAVTPMAIMKPVQLAGTTVQRATLHNGDRVRELDIRVGDTVTIRKAGEIIPEVIEVLTELRPENTQPFQMPTHCPECNSPLVKPEAEAILRCVNTSCPAILRGNLIHWASRDAMDIRGLGEKIIISLMEYRLVNSIVDLYKLTPFQLVDLDRMGEKLAQKLIQAIQESKKQPFARVLYGLGIRYVGQVNAKILAENFENVDNLAKATQEELESVYGIGEEIANAVFLWFKVPENQQLISELQTLNFSLAIDTKNKQTNQQLLNKTFVLTGTLPTLKREEAKQIIESSGGKVTGSISKKTDFVVVGEKAGSKLEKAQKLGIKTITEEELLALVK; this comes from the coding sequence ATGAACAATATTCCTACAGAAATTATTACTAGAATAACAGATTTAAAAAAGCAATTACAAAAGGCTAGTTATGCTTATTATGTATTAGATAATCCCATCATGGAAGACTCTGTTTATGATCAATTATACAGAGAATTATTGAACCTAGAAAATCAATATCCTAGTTTAATAACTCCTGATAGTCCTACTCAAAGAGTTGGAGATAAGTTAAGCAATCAATTCAGTTCAATTCCCCATAATATTCCTCTTTATAGTCTTGATAATGCTTTTAATTTTGCAGAACTAAAAGAGTGGGAAAATCGTTGGCAAAGGCAATTAAATAATGTTCCAGAATTTGCCTACGTTTGCGAATTAAAAATAGATGGATCTGCCATAGCTTTAACCTATGAAAATGGTATTTTAGTAAAAGGTTTGACAAGAGGAGATGGAGTTACAGGAGAAGATATAACCAATAATTTACGAACTATTCGCTCTATTCCTTTACGCCTACAAATAGATAATCCTCCCGAAGTTTTAGAGGTGAGAGGAGAGGCTTTTTTACCTTTAGATGAATTTACCAGAATTAATGAGGAACGAGAGAAATTAGGAGAAAATTTATTTGCTAATCCTCGTAATGCTACAGCAGGAACATTGAGACAATTAGATCCCAATATTGTTAGTGCCAGAAAATTACAATTTTTCGCTTATAATGCTCATATTCTACCTGAAAATAATAACCTCAATACTCAAGATCAAGTATTAAAATACTTAACAGAAATTGGCTTTTTAGTTAATCCTAATTATCAAGTTTTTAATAACCTACAAACTGTAAAAGAATACCTTGATTATTGGGAAAAAAATCGTCACAATTTACCATATATGACGGATGGAGTTGTCATTAAAATAAACTCTTTTTCTTTACAAAATCAACTAGGTTTTACTCAAAAATTTCCTCGATGGGCGATCGCACTTAAGTATCCTGCCGAAGAAGTGCCAACAGTGGTAGAAAGAATAATCGTTAACGTCGGACGCACGGGGGCAGTAACTCCCATGGCAATAATGAAACCTGTACAGTTAGCTGGTACAACAGTTCAAAGAGCTACTTTACATAATGGCGATCGAGTGCGAGAATTAGATATTAGAGTGGGGGATACCGTGACTATTCGCAAAGCGGGAGAGATTATCCCTGAAGTAATAGAGGTTTTAACCGAATTAAGACCAGAAAATACTCAACCCTTCCAAATGCCTACTCATTGCCCTGAGTGTAATTCACCCCTCGTCAAACCTGAAGCCGAAGCGATACTTCGTTGTGTTAATACTTCTTGCCCTGCTATTCTTCGAGGTAATCTGATTCATTGGGCTTCCAGAGATGCCATGGACATCAGAGGTTTAGGGGAAAAAATTATTATCTCTTTAATGGAATATCGATTAGTAAATTCGATCGTAGATTTATATAAATTAACTCCATTTCAATTGGTTGACTTAGATAGAATGGGGGAAAAATTAGCACAAAAACTAATACAAGCTATTCAAGAGAGTAAAAAACAACCTTTTGCTAGAGTTTTATATGGTTTAGGAATCCGTTATGTAGGGCAAGTAAATGCAAAAATCTTGGCAGAAAATTTTGAAAACGTTGATAATTTAGCCAAGGCAACTCAAGAAGAATTAGAATCTGTTTACGGTATTGGTGAAGAAATAGCAAATGCAGTATTTTTATGGTTTAAAGTACCAGAAAATCAACAATTAATTAGTGAATTACAAACTCTCAATTTTAGTTTAGCCATAGATACAAAAAACAAACAAACTAATCAGCAATTATTGAATAAAACCTTTGTTTTAACTGGAACATTACCCACCCTAAAAAGAGAAGAAGCAAAGCAAATTATTGAGTCATCAGGTGGAAAAGTTACTGGCAGTATTAGTAAAAAAACTGACTTTGTAGTAGTGGGAGAAAAAGCAGGTTCTAAATTAGAAAAAGCTCAAAAATTAGGGATAAAAACCATAACAGAGGAGGAGTTATTAGCTTTAGTTAAATAA
- a CDS encoding response regulator, translating to MSNLDLVNPEESVILIVDDLKQNLKLLNIILESAHYQTSLALSGKDALERLKVLNPDLILLDLMMPDISGLEVCRRIKSNPEYEHIPVIFLTASIEENHLIEAYSLGANDYVNKPFRKPELLARIKTQLTLRKQSKLIQELLEKIECLQNSQHHK from the coding sequence ATGAGTAACTTAGATTTAGTTAATCCTGAAGAATCAGTTATCCTAATTGTCGATGATTTGAAACAAAATTTAAAATTATTAAATATCATACTTGAATCGGCACATTATCAAACCAGTTTAGCCCTCAGTGGAAAAGATGCGTTAGAAAGATTAAAAGTTTTAAATCCCGACTTAATTTTATTGGATTTAATGATGCCAGATATTAGCGGTTTAGAAGTTTGTCGCCGTATTAAATCTAATCCTGAATATGAACATATACCAGTAATTTTTCTCACGGCTAGTATTGAAGAAAACCATCTCATAGAGGCTTATAGCTTAGGGGCAAATGATTATGTAAATAAGCCTTTTCGTAAGCCAGAATTACTGGCGAGAATAAAAACTCAATTAACTTTAAGAAAACAAAGCAAATTAATTCAAGAATTGTTAGAAAAAATAGAGTGTTTACAAAATTCTCAACATCATAAATAG
- the acsF gene encoding magnesium-protoporphyrin IX monomethyl ester (oxidative) cyclase, whose product MTATAIKPQSDKKKELKETLLTPRFYTTDFKAIAEMDISAQEKELRAMLQEMKNDYNRNHFVRDEEFEQTWDHLDEQTRSAFIDFLERSCTSEFSGFILFKEISRRIKDKNPLLSEIFSLMARDEARHAGFLNKAMSDFNITLDLGYLTKNRVYTFFKPEWVIYAVYLSEKIGYWRYILMYRHLEKNPQYKFYPLFKKFEHWCQDESRHGDIFNALLRSQFSMWQGWQAKLWSKFFLLSVFATHTLTVHEREDFYESVGLDAKEYDRQVIERTNHTAAKAFPVILDTNHPKFFAGLEKCSEYNLQMSKIDESNQPSFIKALRKLPLQIAIFFNLLGLYFIKSVNAEELRGVVN is encoded by the coding sequence ATGACCGCAACCGCAATTAAACCCCAAAGTGATAAAAAGAAAGAATTAAAAGAAACTTTATTAACCCCTAGATTTTATACCACTGACTTTAAGGCGATCGCAGAAATGGACATTTCCGCCCAAGAAAAGGAATTACGGGCGATGTTGCAGGAGATGAAAAACGACTATAATCGCAATCACTTTGTTAGAGATGAAGAATTTGAACAAACATGGGATCATTTAGATGAACAAACAAGATCCGCTTTTATCGATTTCCTTGAAAGATCCTGTACTTCCGAATTTTCTGGATTTATCCTCTTTAAAGAAATTTCTCGCCGTATCAAGGATAAAAACCCCTTATTGTCCGAAATTTTTAGCTTAATGGCAAGGGATGAGGCGCGTCATGCAGGATTTTTAAATAAAGCCATGAGTGATTTTAATATTACCCTTGATTTAGGATATTTGACCAAAAATAGAGTTTATACTTTCTTTAAACCTGAATGGGTGATTTATGCTGTATATTTATCCGAAAAAATCGGTTATTGGCGTTATATCTTAATGTATCGTCACTTAGAAAAAAATCCTCAATACAAATTTTATCCTCTTTTCAAAAAATTTGAGCATTGGTGTCAAGACGAAAGCCGTCACGGTGACATTTTTAACGCCTTATTACGCTCTCAATTTTCCATGTGGCAAGGATGGCAAGCGAAATTATGGTCAAAATTCTTCCTCTTATCGGTATTTGCAACCCATACTTTAACCGTACATGAAAGAGAGGATTTTTATGAATCCGTTGGTTTAGATGCCAAAGAGTACGATCGCCAAGTCATCGAAAGAACCAATCACACTGCGGCAAAAGCCTTTCCCGTCATATTGGACACCAACCATCCCAAGTTTTTTGCAGGTTTAGAAAAATGTTCGGAATATAACTTGCAGATGTCTAAAATCGATGAAAGCAATCAACCCAGTTTCATCAAAGCCTTAAGAAAACTTCCCTTGCAAATTGCCATTTTCTTTAATTTACTCGGCTTATACTTTATTAAATCGGTAAATGCAGAAGAACTAAGAGGCGTAGTCAACTAA
- a CDS encoding M90 family metallopeptidase, producing MEKLILLTVLILAFLAYYYQTQITTNYRRKTLKQGSFPQEWIYFLSKYIYLYRIVPQELKQELHSHIKIFLHEKEFISHDKQPVNIETKLAIASQACLLLLGDKRQKRNYFPYLKYVYIYPNLIVQKKGEQMSAILSGQSSVGNKSGKDGVISLSWQEVIKQSSSPHQIENVILHEFAHQLDQEFGTATGVPRLSNLQETLIWGEILKKEYENHYQAVQKGKITIIDPYGATNMAEFFAVVTEAFFLKSKLLAAYHPLLYNQLSNYYGVNPIEWKPH from the coding sequence ATGGAAAAATTGATTTTATTAACTGTACTAATTCTTGCTTTTTTAGCTTATTATTATCAAACACAAATAACAACTAACTACCGCAGAAAAACTCTTAAACAAGGCTCTTTTCCACAAGAATGGATTTATTTTTTATCTAAATATATTTATCTTTATCGGATTGTTCCCCAAGAATTAAAGCAAGAATTGCATAGTCATATTAAAATATTTCTTCACGAAAAAGAATTTATTTCCCATGATAAACAACCAGTAAATATTGAAACAAAACTTGCGATCGCATCTCAGGCTTGTTTATTACTATTAGGAGATAAAAGACAAAAAAGAAACTATTTTCCCTACTTAAAATATGTATATATTTACCCTAATTTAATTGTCCAAAAAAAAGGAGAGCAGATGTCTGCAATCTTGTCAGGGCAATCTTCAGTAGGCAATAAATCAGGCAAAGATGGAGTAATTTCCCTCTCATGGCAGGAAGTCATTAAACAATCATCGTCACCCCATCAGATTGAAAATGTTATCCTACACGAATTTGCCCATCAACTAGATCAAGAATTTGGTACAGCGACAGGAGTACCACGACTAAGCAACCTCCAAGAAACCCTTATTTGGGGGGAAATCTTAAAAAAAGAATATGAAAACCACTATCAAGCCGTTCAAAAAGGTAAAATAACTATTATTGATCCCTACGGTGCAACTAACATGGCAGAGTTTTTCGCCGTGGTTACGGAAGCATTTTTTCTCAAATCCAAATTATTAGCGGCTTATCATCCTTTACTTTATAATCAGTTAAGTAATTATTATGGAGTCAATCCCATTGAATGGAAGCCCCATTAG
- the pdhA gene encoding pyruvate dehydrogenase (acetyl-transferring) E1 component subunit alpha codes for MVKERTIPKFDNSKVKINKEESLMYYEDMVLGRMFEDKCAEMYYRGRMFGFVHLYNGQEAVSSGIIKSMRPGEDYVCSTYRDHVHALSSGVPAKEVMAELFGKATGCSKGRGGSMHMFSAEHKLLGGYAFIGEGIPVALGAAYQSMYRRKVLGETNFDQVTACFFGDGTTNNGQFFECLNMAALWKLPILFVVENNKWAIGMAHERAASQTEIYKKASVFNMEGYEVDGMDLLAVRDVAQKAIARARAGEGPTLIETLTYRFRGHSLADPDELRDPAEKEFWNAKDPIIQFGKYITDNKIATREELDAIDKKITALIEEAVEFAESSPEPDGSELYRYVFADD; via the coding sequence ATGGTAAAAGAAAGAACTATACCTAAATTTGATAACTCCAAAGTTAAAATTAATAAAGAAGAAAGCCTCATGTATTATGAGGACATGGTTTTAGGGCGTATGTTTGAGGATAAGTGCGCTGAAATGTATTATCGTGGTAGAATGTTCGGTTTTGTTCACCTCTACAATGGGCAAGAAGCTGTTTCTAGCGGTATTATTAAGTCTATGCGTCCGGGAGAAGACTATGTTTGCAGTACCTATAGAGATCATGTCCATGCTTTAAGTAGTGGTGTACCTGCGAAGGAGGTTATGGCGGAATTATTTGGTAAAGCGACTGGGTGTAGTAAAGGGCGTGGCGGTTCGATGCACATGTTTTCTGCCGAGCATAAGTTATTAGGTGGTTATGCTTTTATTGGGGAAGGTATCCCCGTGGCTTTAGGGGCGGCTTATCAAAGTATGTATCGTCGTAAGGTTTTGGGTGAGACTAATTTTGATCAGGTGACTGCTTGTTTCTTTGGGGATGGTACTACTAATAATGGGCAGTTTTTTGAATGTCTCAATATGGCGGCATTGTGGAAGTTACCAATTCTTTTCGTGGTAGAAAATAATAAATGGGCAATTGGTATGGCTCATGAAAGGGCGGCTTCTCAAACTGAAATCTATAAGAAAGCTAGTGTTTTCAATATGGAGGGTTATGAAGTCGATGGAATGGATTTATTGGCTGTTAGAGATGTAGCACAAAAAGCGATCGCACGGGCAAGGGCAGGGGAAGGACCTACCTTAATTGAAACATTAACTTATCGTTTTCGTGGTCACTCTTTGGCTGATCCTGATGAATTGAGAGACCCAGCTGAAAAAGAATTTTGGAACGCAAAAGATCCTATTATTCAATTTGGCAAGTATATCACGGATAATAAAATTGCTACCAGAGAAGAGTTAGATGCGATCGATAAAAAAATTACCGCTTTGATTGAAGAAGCTGTAGAGTTTGCGGAATCTAGTCCTGAACCCGATGGCTCTGAATTATATCGTTATGTTTTTGCTGATGATTAA
- a CDS encoding DICT sensory domain-containing protein produces MSNQNSIITELLQFFPDRRLQMYFKSSLTALSHAMEDQVLAGNEQALIIASFQKEKFYRQEAHRYLRIGKKSPHVYVLAAPETEFKHDSDVYEKVAFAPDDSLTMEWHLIVISPNYANCLICREKPYSNSENSSDSLMMMDNSRRFEGIWTYDRDISVKAAELLLYRIAEYRPELQTKIQDAIASYCADFCALEETNNIINPDPFVQRLVTYLQAGQYKLIKANRFLSAKEKKERLLNSVTGAIRRSLDPEEILQVAVDKLGEGFGVCRCLIYRCQENDLNAHINHEFLNENINSVKGEAWPLRNNPLFQEILSLRESISIDDVTIDPRIQKDPTILSKLIKSCCIVSWLIVPILYQGKLLGMMELHHCDSNPITWKPEDIALVDAIATQVGVALIQAESYAHLEDLNEQLEALDRTRSNLVAITGHELRTPLSTIQVCLESLANEPDMSEELRQVMLTTALHDAERMRKLVQDFLTLSQLESGRVEWNPEPLSLEECIELSLCQIRSRKDKNSLPKIRINLSQTLPLVQADGEWLVEVLSKLLDNACKFTNGNGEIAINVEEKNSNTLKVTISDNGRGIEPDRLDKVFDRFYQEEGALRRSAGGTGLGLAICRQIVHNWGGKIWAESQGKNQGSEFHFTIPVFNNDSLSTLKNN; encoded by the coding sequence ATGAGTAACCAAAATTCGATCATTACAGAGTTATTACAATTCTTTCCTGATCGGCGCTTGCAGATGTACTTTAAGTCATCTCTGACAGCCCTTTCTCACGCTATGGAGGATCAAGTCTTAGCAGGAAATGAACAGGCTTTAATTATTGCTAGTTTTCAGAAAGAGAAGTTTTATCGTCAAGAAGCCCATCGTTATTTACGTATTGGCAAAAAATCGCCCCATGTTTATGTGTTAGCCGCACCAGAGACGGAATTTAAACATGATTCTGATGTTTATGAAAAAGTTGCTTTTGCCCCTGATGATAGTTTGACAATGGAATGGCATTTAATTGTTATCAGCCCTAATTATGCTAATTGTCTGATTTGTCGGGAAAAACCCTATTCTAACTCGGAAAATTCCTCTGATAGTTTAATGATGATGGATAATAGTCGTCGTTTTGAGGGTATTTGGACTTATGATCGAGATATTAGTGTGAAAGCGGCTGAACTTCTTTTATATCGAATTGCTGAGTATCGCCCTGAGTTACAAACTAAAATTCAAGATGCGATCGCATCCTATTGTGCTGATTTTTGTGCTTTGGAAGAAACTAATAATATTATCAATCCTGATCCATTTGTGCAAAGGTTAGTCACTTATTTACAGGCAGGGCAGTACAAATTAATTAAAGCAAATCGTTTCCTGAGTGCCAAGGAAAAAAAAGAGAGGTTATTAAATTCTGTTACAGGTGCAATACGCAGATCCCTTGATCCCGAAGAAATTTTGCAAGTGGCTGTGGATAAATTAGGTGAGGGTTTTGGGGTATGTCGTTGTTTAATATATCGCTGTCAGGAAAATGACTTAAATGCCCATATTAATCATGAGTTTCTCAACGAAAATATCAATTCTGTTAAGGGAGAAGCATGGCCTTTAAGAAATAATCCTCTCTTTCAAGAAATTCTCTCTCTGCGAGAGTCTATTAGTATTGATGATGTTACCATTGATCCTCGTATTCAGAAAGACCCTACTATCTTATCCAAGTTAATTAAAAGCTGTTGTATTGTTTCTTGGTTAATTGTTCCCATTCTTTATCAGGGTAAACTATTAGGGATGATGGAATTGCACCATTGTGACAGTAATCCTATTACTTGGAAACCTGAAGATATTGCCCTAGTAGATGCGATCGCAACTCAGGTAGGTGTAGCCCTAATTCAAGCGGAATCCTACGCCCATTTAGAAGACTTAAACGAACAGCTAGAAGCCTTAGACAGAACGAGATCCAACCTTGTCGCTATTACAGGTCACGAATTGCGTACCCCCCTTTCCACTATTCAAGTATGCTTGGAAAGTTTAGCTAATGAACCCGATATGTCTGAAGAGTTACGACAGGTAATGCTTACCACTGCTTTACATGATGCGGAGAGAATGCGCAAATTAGTACAAGACTTTTTAACCCTTTCTCAACTAGAAAGTGGTAGGGTAGAATGGAATCCTGAACCCTTATCCTTAGAAGAATGTATCGAATTATCTCTATGTCAAATTCGCTCTCGCAAAGACAAAAATTCCCTCCCCAAAATTCGCATTAATCTTAGCCAAACTTTACCTCTCGTACAAGCCGATGGAGAATGGTTAGTGGAAGTATTAAGCAAACTTTTGGATAATGCTTGTAAATTTACCAATGGCAACGGTGAAATTGCAATTAATGTGGAGGAAAAAAATAGCAATACCCTTAAAGTTACTATATCCGATAATGGTAGAGGCATAGAACCCGATCGCCTCGATAAAGTCTTCGATCGATTTTACCAAGAAGAAGGTGCATTAAGAAGATCAGCCGGAGGCACAGGGTTAGGATTAGCCATTTGTCGCCAAATTGTTCATAATTGGGGTGGGAAAATATGGGCAGAATCTCAAGGAAAAAATCAAGGTAGTGAGTTTCATTTTACTATTCCTGTTTTTAATAACGATTCTCTATCTACTTTAAAAAATAATTAA
- a CDS encoding tetratricopeptide repeat protein gives MIERIGQWLKLIPTTIQPYDPEKDDVKGKNGDSIATHPVVKDGDLEFLFYQLLEGVANGWQESRIEQFFEKLEPRISLETWLDWLQRYRNQLIKSSHAHSQLAVRMIRLGELTATLPFMRGVGDLAYEIGKELLNQTKNNNFVNSFNSHHQDNIDKNIDKTEDKTPTNEVTESLTAKINSPTSLGELLSLLQKDESFASEIAHQLNLNTADPSVIIAKIVEQTESDSLPIFSGSISEELVEYLFNLGLEKASAGDFEEALISWNQAVTLNPDFAPAWHNKGSALAYLNRLPEAVQSFDQAIALNVNDLDSWYDRGSALFSMRQWQEAIISWERVIGIQPNHYQAWYHRGLALEKLKKLGDALNSYGKCLSINPLFTPAQKRQEKLNLLLSSDSEN, from the coding sequence ATGATTGAAAGAATTGGGCAATGGTTAAAATTAATTCCAACAACCATTCAACCCTATGATCCTGAAAAGGATGATGTGAAAGGTAAGAATGGGGATTCAATTGCCACTCATCCTGTGGTTAAAGATGGAGATTTAGAATTTTTGTTTTATCAGTTATTAGAAGGGGTTGCTAACGGGTGGCAAGAGTCTCGTATTGAGCAATTTTTTGAGAAATTAGAGCCGAGAATTTCCCTTGAAACTTGGTTAGATTGGTTACAGCGTTACCGTAATCAGTTAATTAAGTCTTCTCATGCTCATAGTCAATTGGCAGTAAGAATGATTCGTTTAGGTGAATTGACGGCAACATTACCTTTTATGCGAGGGGTGGGAGATTTAGCTTATGAAATAGGTAAAGAGTTATTAAATCAGACAAAAAATAACAATTTTGTTAATTCCTTCAATTCCCATCATCAAGACAATATAGATAAAAATATAGATAAAACTGAAGATAAAACGCCTACAAATGAAGTAACCGAAAGTTTAACCGCAAAAATAAACTCTCCTACATCATTAGGTGAATTACTATCTCTATTACAAAAAGATGAAAGTTTTGCTTCTGAAATTGCCCATCAGTTAAACTTAAATACGGCTGATCCTAGTGTAATTATTGCTAAAATTGTTGAGCAAACAGAATCTGATTCTTTACCTATTTTTTCTGGTTCTATTTCTGAAGAATTAGTAGAATATTTATTTAATTTAGGCTTAGAAAAAGCGTCAGCAGGAGATTTTGAAGAGGCTTTAATTTCATGGAATCAGGCTGTAACTCTTAACCCTGATTTTGCTCCCGCTTGGCATAACAAAGGTAGTGCTTTAGCTTACTTGAATCGTTTACCAGAAGCAGTTCAAAGTTTTGATCAGGCGATCGCACTTAATGTAAATGACCTCGACTCTTGGTATGATAGGGGGAGTGCTTTATTTAGCATGAGACAGTGGCAAGAAGCAATCATTAGTTGGGAAAGAGTAATTGGGATTCAACCTAATCATTATCAGGCGTGGTATCATCGTGGTCTAGCCCTAGAAAAACTAAAAAAATTAGGGGATGCTTTGAATAGTTACGGAAAATGTTTAAGTATTAATCCTCTTTTTACTCCAGCCCAGAAACGACAAGAAAAATTAAATTTGCTTCTTTCCTCTGATTCAGAAAATTAA
- the hemF gene encoding oxygen-dependent coproporphyrinogen oxidase, producing MSSLVNQPLINNDTKRVLPPSDAREKAKRFVMDLQDKICQGLEEIDGKARFREDKWEREEGGGGRTRVIRDGGIFEQGGVNFSEVWGDTLPPSILMQRPEGAGHGFYATGTSMVLHPKNPYIPTVHLNYRYFEAGPIWWFAGGADLTPYYAFEEDAIHFHQVHKDACDRHHKEYYPTFKRWCDEYFYLKHRKEARGIGGIFFDYQDDSGILYAGSNADGEANAYSEKVGKVSRNWEDLFAFAQSCGDAFLPAYLPIIERHRNTEYGERERNFQLYRRGRYVEFNLVYDRGTIFGLQTNGRTESILMSLPPLTRWEYCYTPEKGSPEARLTDYFLTGRDWV from the coding sequence ATGAGCAGTTTAGTTAACCAACCTTTAATAAACAACGATACAAAAAGAGTTTTACCCCCTAGCGATGCCCGTGAGAAAGCGAAACGTTTTGTAATGGATTTACAAGACAAAATTTGTCAGGGATTGGAAGAAATCGACGGCAAAGCCCGTTTCCGTGAAGATAAATGGGAAAGAGAAGAGGGTGGCGGTGGACGCACCAGAGTTATTCGTGATGGTGGTATTTTTGAGCAAGGTGGTGTTAATTTTTCTGAGGTTTGGGGTGACACTTTACCTCCTTCTATTTTAATGCAACGTCCTGAAGGGGCTGGTCATGGATTTTACGCTACAGGTACTTCTATGGTATTGCATCCTAAAAACCCCTATATTCCTACAGTTCACCTCAACTATCGTTATTTTGAAGCAGGTCCTATCTGGTGGTTTGCAGGAGGTGCAGATTTAACTCCTTATTATGCTTTTGAAGAAGATGCTATTCATTTCCATCAAGTTCATAAAGATGCGTGCGATCGTCATCATAAAGAATATTATCCTACTTTCAAGCGTTGGTGTGATGAATATTTCTACTTAAAACATCGCAAAGAAGCCAGAGGAATTGGCGGTATTTTCTTTGACTATCAAGATGATAGCGGTATTCTCTACGCTGGTTCAAATGCCGATGGAGAAGCCAATGCTTACAGTGAAAAAGTAGGCAAAGTGTCTCGTAATTGGGAAGATTTATTTGCTTTTGCTCAAAGTTGTGGAGATGCTTTCTTACCTGCATATTTACCCATTATTGAGCGTCATCGCAATACCGAATACGGGGAAAGAGAGCGCAACTTCCAATTATACCGCCGAGGACGTTATGTGGAGTTTAACTTAGTTTATGATCGTGGTACTATTTTCGGTTTACAAACCAATGGGCGCACCGAGTCGATTTTAATGTCTTTACCTCCTCTCACCCGTTGGGAATACTGCTACACCCCCGAAAAAGGTTCACCCGAAGCCCGATTAACTGATTATTTCTTAACAGGTAGAGATTGGGTTTAG
- a CDS encoding ABC transporter ATP-binding protein yields the protein MSISPILQVKNISLLTQIHQNHLLDNISFDVNEGEKIALIGGNGAGKTTLLKVLNHLYTSSKGDLYFREKSVHDWDVLEFRRQVVLIPQESKLLGMNVKSALSYPLQLQGLSEKEIQARLIYCLQEFNFIESWLEKGESELSLGQKQLVAIARAIIMQPSVLLLDEPTSALDKGNAHWLREKLQVWNEEKKMTVIVINHDLEWVKNFAQRVIWLDKGRIKKDLSAKLVDWEMIEKHLLTLNKEMNIDEDF from the coding sequence ATGTCTATTTCTCCTATTTTACAAGTGAAAAATATTAGTTTGCTTACTCAAATTCATCAGAATCATTTGTTAGATAATATTTCTTTTGATGTTAATGAAGGAGAAAAAATAGCTTTAATTGGTGGTAATGGTGCAGGAAAAACCACTTTATTAAAAGTTTTAAATCATTTATATACTTCTAGTAAAGGAGATTTATATTTTCGGGAAAAATCGGTTCATGATTGGGATGTTTTAGAATTTCGTCGCCAAGTAGTTTTAATTCCTCAAGAGTCGAAGTTATTGGGGATGAATGTAAAATCTGCTTTGAGTTATCCTTTACAACTTCAAGGTTTGTCGGAGAAAGAAATACAAGCAAGACTCATATATTGTTTACAGGAATTTAATTTTATTGAATCATGGTTAGAAAAAGGAGAGAGTGAGCTTTCTTTAGGACAAAAACAATTAGTTGCGATCGCACGTGCTATAATTATGCAACCGTCAGTTTTATTATTAGATGAACCTACTTCAGCCTTAGATAAGGGTAATGCCCATTGGTTAAGGGAAAAATTACAAGTTTGGAATGAAGAAAAAAAGATGACAGTTATTGTTATCAATCATGATTTGGAGTGGGTAAAAAATTTCGCTCAAAGGGTAATTTGGTTGGATAAAGGTAGAATAAAAAAGGACTTAAGTGCTAAATTAGTAGATTGGGAAATGATAGAAAAACATCTACTAACTTTAAATAAAGAGATGAATATTGATGAGGATTTTTAA